A genomic segment from Cryptococcus gattii WM276 chromosome J, complete sequence encodes:
- a CDS encoding uncharacterized protein (Similar to SGTC gene model, INSD accession EAL18611.1): MAPVIPIQEAPLPPPPIKKFYLSTPDSIQPTSPHSFPHSIPETSLLLSLSHPDPSTSPTTAFFLSCLPDPILFLHYAAAFIYPRLTLGNGGGWRHQLVELVLEDKDGLAATSGGRIGVSLNWVGNIMDDVRKGQKRVEMAVKEFKGVLLHEMVHTIQHDGQGTTPGWLIESIADVCRLYAGLDPPHWRKPGQGKKEKGWKDGYDAGARFLAWLIENDRGIGDGNGVNNGRQEHFIIPPQSSISTFAPPAQATKYPSSSETYQQTFHPVPPTKPRLGPFPDLLRLIDSRLIYEKWNDSWWEEMTGHKLDKLWPAYLSYYGQK; this comes from the exons ATGGCCCCTGTTATCCCCATCCAAGAAGCTCCGCTCCCTCCGCCACCCATTAAGAAGTTTTATCTCTCCACACCCGACTCCATCCAACCCACTTCTCCGCACTCGTTCCCGCATAGCATCCCTGAAacttctctcctcctctcgCTCTCCCACCCAGATCCTTCTACTTCCCCTACCACAGCATTTTTCCTTTCCTGTCTCCCTGATCCtatcctcttcctccactATGCTGCTGCATTCATTTACCCGCGGTTAACGTTGGGCAATGGAGGCGGATGGAGGCATCAGTTGGTGGAGCTTGTTTTGGAGGATAAGGATGGGTTAGCAGCTACAAGTGGAGGCCGGATAGGGGTTAGTTTGAACTGGGTGGGGAACATTATGGATGACGTGCGAAAGGGTCAGAAGAGGGTCGAAATGGCCGTCAAAGAGTTCAAAGGTGTTT TGTTGCATGAAATGGTACACACAATCCAACATGATGGCCAAGGGACTACTCCAGGGTGGTTGATTGAATCTATCGCAGATGTCTGCCGTCTTTATGCCGGGCTTGATCCACCGCATTGGAGAAAGCCCGGAcaggggaagaaggagaaggggtGGAAGGATGGATACGATGCTGGCGCAAGGTTTTTGGCTTGGTTAATCGAAAACGATAGAGGTATAGGAGATGGCAATGGAGTAAATAACGGACGTCAGGAACATTTTATTATACCACCTCAATCATCTATCTCGACATTCGCCCCACCCGCTCAAGCTACAAAATACCCCTCTTCCTCCGAAACGTATCAACAGACATTCCACCCCGTACCTCCCACCAAACCACGCCTTGGCCCCTTTCCTGACCTTTTACGACTTATTGACTCTCGCTTAATATACGAAAAATGGAATGACTCGTGGTGGGAGGAAATGACGGGGCATAAATTGGACAAGTTGTGGCCGGCGTATTTGAGCTATTATGGGCAGAAATAA
- a CDS encoding Hypothetical Protein (Similar to TIGR gene model, INSD accession AAW45875.1), with protein sequence MEDSYDLLRGRLVNLAPIAEVHDLILDELARIAPTKYLLLSRYHYNRILPSLYETFTIPYHYEKALAGTKPFTATKIQAFSHVKQLYIAIGSDAKWQIPEGERESLPSFRRVLTNFVRKHRPVFPQLEEIGFPESLGYPPFDDSCDHNFWDIMFSSIPSFCRVSIHFVKPNEEEFTGNVERSKLQLLYNVASRNLSLYIHRRNNGTTTLNRIITWTINGKSHSALDYHILNANLEDLISPIYGKKDKDGILRVTGPTTESLRNRLHDNLDLWQEGMYKMMFADTADWNYKERYQVSVALCNSAGSGKISEV encoded by the coding sequence ATGGAAGACTCATATGATCTTTTGAGAGGAAGGCTTGTCAATCTCGCTCCCATCGCCGAAGTTCATGACCTCATTTTGGATGAACTCGCCCGTATCGCTCCGACCAAGTACTTGCTCCTCTCAAGATATCACTACAATCGCATACTTCCATCTCTTTATGAGACCTTTACCATCCCTTATCACTACGAAAAAGCTCTTGCTGGTACCAAACCCTTCACGGCCACCAAGATCCAAGCGTTTTCGCATGTGAAGCAGCTTTATATTGCCATTGGTTCCGATGCGAAATGGCAGATCCcggaaggagagagagagagtTTGCCTTCATTCCGGCGAGTGTTGACCAATTTTGTGCGAAAGCATCGACCGGTGTTTCCTCAATTGGAGGAGATTGGTTTTCCAGAGAGCTTGGGATACCCGCCTTTTGACGATTCTTGTGATCACAACTTTTGGGATATCATGTTTTCATCCATCCCGTCCTTCTGTCGAGTGTCCATTCATTTTGTCAAGCCTAATGAAGAGGAGTTTACGGGGAATGTCGAGAGAAGCAAGCTTCAACTGTTATACAACGTTGCTTCGCGAAATTTGTCTCTCTATATTCATCGTCGTAATAATGGCACCACGACATTGAATCGTATCATTACATGGACGATCAATGGAAAATCCCATTCTGCCCTTGACTATCACATCCTTAACGCAAACTTGGAAGATTTGATTTCTCCTATTTACGGGAAAAAAGATAAGGACGGCATACTCAGGGTTACCGGGCCAACAACGGAAAGCCTGAGAAACAGGCTACACGATAATCTGGATTTATGGCAGGAGGGCATGTACAAGATGATGTTTGCCGATACGGCGGATTGGAATTACAAGGAAAGATATCAAGTGAGCGTTGCGCTATGTAATAGCGCCGGCTCAGGCAAGATCTCTGAGGTATGA
- a CDS encoding Hypothetical Protein (Similar to TIGR gene model, XP_567442.1): MSQTQASHHMTTGLLHPYLDRAMKPVYPKYLYPLFIGTQMIVFWGITLVERFAQGEFDYHDEDLHMPIIWHFFVSLPFYLLRVTPTLSTLRLISLAQALILPTVITLVTNPTPSPRPPVFQRLVDAIRDPPDFGLVCGLNPLAILMAVRFTPGLSCLLCLLILWRLSIKGNHWMGGAVAAGIGLLRAGVMFWVLFVIGWTAHEISVSAPQKLAITNYYPYLFTLAVWMGFWSQQSIRFQWSGFYDIVSLLFLRFPITPVWDIYSPIMLFKRFRWTGLWALTTLFTYTVSGTTTNNQVILVDQCLPIFILRLYLLFLQGKENADWQERRMEVLEEGRSEVRLEGTAVNGQLPDVTLYAYGQHANQTMAEASNLPEQREEEHEPLVGLNTGEEQRTAVAEENVSQRERTEDTEIEGQEPQQRVQNMHIGRIELGWYLLSIALGALIILLVGNNN; encoded by the exons ATGTCTCAAACACAGGCATCCCACCACATGACGACTGGTTTGTTACATCCTTATCTGGATCGTGCGATGAAGCCCGTGTACCCAAAATACCTCTATCCTCTGTTCATCGGCACTCAAATGATAGTCTTCTGGGGAATTACACTT GTTGAACGCTTCGCCCAAGGCGAATTTGACTATCATGATGAGGATTTACACATGCCAATTATATG GCATTTTTTCGTATCCCTCCCATTTTACCTCCTCCGTGTCACTCCTACACTATCAACACTTCGCCTAATCTCATTGGCTCAAGCTCTTATTTTACCAACCGTCATCACCTTGGTAACTAATCCAACACCTTCTCCCCGACCACCGGTATTCCAACGCCTAGTCGACGCTATCCGTGACCCACCAGATTTTGGGCTCGTTTGTGGATTAAACCCTCTGGCTATCTTGATGGCGGTACGCTTCACTCCGGGATTGAGCTGTCTCCTATGTCTCTTGATCCTCTGGAGACTGTCCATTAAAGGAAACCATTGGATGGGAGGTGCTGTGGCAGCTGGGATAGGTCTTTTGAGGGCAGGAGTAATGTTTTGGGTGTTATTTGTGATTGGCTGGACGGCGCATGAGA TCTCAGTGAGTGCCCCTCAAAAATTGGCAATCACCAATTATTATCCCTACTTGTTCACATTGGCCGTCTGGATGGGCTTTTGGTCGCAACAATCCATCCGATTCC AATGGTCGGGATTCTACGATATTGTCTCCCTCCTTTTCTTACGATTCCCTATCACTCCCGTATGGGACATCTATTCTCCAA TCATGTTATTCAAACGGTTTCGATGGACAGGGCTGTGGGCACTTACAACCCTCTTCACCTACACCGTTTCCGGTACGACCACCAACAACCAAGTTATTCTTGTCGACCAATGTCTGCCAATTTTTATCCTTCGCCTCTATCTTTTGTTTTTgcaagggaaagaaaaTGCAGACTGGcaagaaagaaggatggaagtgcttgaagaagggaggagTGAGGTGCGATTGGAAGGTACCGCCGTGAATGGGCAGTTGCCAGACGTTACTCTGTATGCTTACGGGCAACATGCCAACCAGACCATGGCAGAAGCATCGAACCTGCCAGAgcagagggaagaagagcatGAACCACTTGTGGGATTGAATACCGGCGAAGAGCAGAGAACAGCCGTGGCGGAAGAAAACGTGAGTCAGAGGGAGCGTACTGAAGACACAGAAATAGAGGGCCAGGAGCCGCAGCAACGAGTGCAGAATATGCACATTGGGCGGATAGAATTGGGGTGGTACCTGTTGTCTATAGCTTTAGGAGCGCTGATTATTTTGCTTGTTGGGAATAATAATTAA
- a CDS encoding Hypothetical Protein (Similar to TIGR gene model, INSD accession AAW45876.1) gives MPRFLSSPAHSPRAAPSHDPANEITTLEPLPADIINIIFGYLEALIPTTLACLSKSCYDKIIPKIYRNVIISKKNATKVFYGMCSDQTAELPYPYGGLVFSTRKAEAFKHTARVVFQDIWAAEAIVMAAREYPTHEFGFMAKENSYPMLFPSVKYVLLGKAILRSLPDTAQDVNIAEQRRWETNHVMNGDSVKKMEWIEHHGNYYVTAGEFEDLLFRMVDPEIVCFDMMYVDPSKGNSHNGALVTDSLNLHSPKGRVIIHWFFYDPLDQRPLFGELEPSILISIIFHTSPPPDESISDPEIAAAYKAFTELSPILQAKELALAVDKLIEEILMYGQLVGQNRLPGPEETQSCEIELCMPNAKVVRGIWKGTGTEVSDMWVRFTTEWEKIIKFKDLEDMEPCGACGRK, from the coding sequence ATGCCGAGGTTTCTCTCGTCCCCCGCCCACTCCCCTCGAGCGGCACCCTCTCATGACCCTGCCAATGAAATCACGACTCTCGAGCCACTCCCTGCCGACATCATCAATATCATTTTTGGCTATCTCGAAGCGCTGATCCCTACCACGCTCGCCTGCCTTTCCAAGTCATGTTATGACAAAATAATCCCCAAAATCTACCGAAACGTGATCATCTCCAAGAAGAATGCCACAAAAGTATTCTACGGTATGTGTTCCGACCAGACCGCGGAACTGCCATATCCGTATGGAGGTCTCGTATTCTCCACAAGGAAGGCTGAGGCATTCAAGCATACTGCAAGGGTAGTTTTTCAAGACATCTGGGCGGCAGAGGCCATTGTTATGGCTGCGAGAGAATACCCTACACATGAATTCGGCTTTATGGCGAAAGAGAATAGTTATCCTATGCTGTTCCCATCGGTAAAGTACGTCCTGTTGGGGAAAGCGATACTGCGTTCTCTACCAGACACTGCTCAGGATGTCAACATAGCAGAGCAGCGCCGGTGGGAGACAAATCATGTGATGAATGGAGATAGTGTCAAGAAGATGGAGTGGATCGAGCATCATGGGAATTATTATGTCACAGCGGGCGAGTTTGAGGATCTCCTGTTCCGTATGGTCGATCCAGAAATCGTATGTTTTGACATGATGTATGTTGATCCGTCAAAGGGAAACAGCCACAACGGGGCTCTAGTCACCGATTCTCTCAATCTCCACTCACCCAAAGGTCGAGTCATTATCCACTGGTTCTTCTACGACCCGTTGGACCAACGTCCCCTTTTTGGAGAGCTTGAACCTTCAATTCTTATCAgcatcatcttccacacttctcctcctccggATGAATCTATTTCCGATCCCGAGATCGCCGCAGCTTACAAAGCCTTCACCGAGCTTTCACCCATACTGCAGGCGAAAGAGCTGGCTTTAGCTGTGGATAAGCTTATCGAGGAGATTCTGATGTACGGTCAGCTTGTAGGCCAGAACAGACTACCAGGGCCCGAGGAGACGCAATCGTGCGAGATTGAGCTTTGTATGCCAAATGCAAAGGTGGTGAGGGGTATATGGAAAGGGACGGGGACAGAGGTGTCGGATATGTGGGTTAGGTTTACTACGGAGTGGGAAAAGATCATAAAATTCAAGGACCTGGAGGATATGGAACCTTGTGGGGCTTGCGGGAGGAAGTGA
- a CDS encoding uncharacterized protein (Similar to TIGR gene model, INSD accession AAW45878.1), with product MIFTTLVALLSIASLATASPLPEARSLNKRYTRVQIQSNRNGECLVPEGAKWGNGFQVITKPCYQATWWDINPGSGSILLSGTSMALDAGTGTENNEIVKIWQSYPGLFQQTWYLTPDNRIAITGGDQCLDQGDNGPQTYQCTTGNTNQIWYIIEGAGSGSTTTLPADGSATTTVSSSDAPDPTTSSAEVSALTSVESDDSSTSTATAST from the exons ATGATATTCACTACACTCGTCGCCCTTCTCTCGATCGCCTCCCTGGCCACTGCCTCACCCTTGCCTGAGGCTCGGTCTCTTAACAAGCGCTACACTCGTGTGCAAATTCAATCCAACCGCAACGGGGAATGTCTTGTCCCCGAGGGTGCCAAGTGGGGTAACGGCTTCCAAGTCATTACTAAGCCATGTTACCAAGCGACTTGGTGGGATATCAACCCCGGTTCTGGAAGCATCTTGTTGAGTGGAACATCCATGGCTTTGGATGCTGGTACTGGTACTGAGAACAATGAGATTGTGAAGATTTGGCAATCGTACCCTGGCCTCTTCCAGCAAAC TTGGTATCTAACCCCAGACAACCGTATTGCCATTACCGGCGGCGACCAGTGTCTCGACCAGGGCGACAACGGACCTCAGACATATCAATGTACCACTGGCAACACAAACCAAA TCTGGTACATCATCGAAGGTGCCGGTAGCGGGAGTACCACTACCCTTCCCGCCGATGGTAGCGCAACCACCACCGTTTCGTCCTCGGACGCTCCTGACCCCACTACCTCATCTGCTGAGGTCTCGGCTCTGACTTCTGTCGAGTCTGATGAttcttccacctccacTGCTACTGCATCTACCTAA
- a CDS encoding Hypothetical Protein (Similar to TIGR gene model, INSD accession AAW45877.1): MFNKKKYSFTSQHIISRVNRVFSKSNANSISSDSPVNVFIPSTQILPPTPTILHSLYTSESLPAHEIALFTRLYPVHQKILEEYAVLRPITALCLSRTSYAVCLPIVFRKITACHDRLHRFALKPDRSDLRAGLSVGGLLYVEHLAIDCFSALGQLINHKREFYRRGEIGLKPFARLQWVEVSLKASSCCCLATPSSEPVTSRSWFRLLCELVQSVEGGLEGLVVHLQGKEIRHEFFEHTQLLLDALQPRRAVIKLTKDDWPRSANYTNLRPWLKSRRLIIEFLSAPDQDSYTGHSANCISASQCLVLAEIIPIHVAELAKEYRRWRKMWEGGFVVEYRTPQAERIRNTVGQWPYRKMSEGEVEDVEHFAYKHCDFVELPA; encoded by the coding sequence ATGTTCAACAAAAAGAAGTATAGCTTCACCTCGCAACACATAATCAGTCGAGTGAACCGGGTGTTTAGCAAGTCCAACGCAAATTCCATTTCCTCCGACAGCCCTGTTAATGTATTCATACCGAGCACTCAAATTTTGCCTCCCACTCCCACAATTTTACACTCTCTTTACACCTCTGAGAGCCTTCCTGCGCACGAAATAGCTCTCTTTACTCGCCTGTACCCAGTGCACCAGAAGATACTTGAAGAATATGCGGTTCTCAGACCTATCACAGCCCTTTGTCTCTCTCGAACCTCTTACGCTGTCTGCCTTCCCATAGTATTTAGGAAGATCACAGCATGCCACGACCGGCTTCATCGCTTTGCCTTAAAGCCTGACCGGTCAGATCTCCGAGCGGGTCTATCTGTGGGAGGGCTATTGTACGTGGAGCATCTGGCCATTGACTGCTTTTCAGCCTTGGGGCAACTCATAAACCACAAGAGGGAGTTTTACCGGAGAGGCGAGATTGGTCTCAAGCCTTTCGCAAGGCTCCAATGGGTGGAAGTGTCCCTCAAAGCTTCGAGTTGCTGCTGTCTTGCGACGCCCTCTTCGGAGCCAGTGACTTCTCGATCCTGGTTCCGCTTACTCTGCGAGCTTGTTCAGTCAGTGGAAGGAGGACTGGAGGGACTGGTTGTTCACCTCCAAGGCAAGGAGATTCGGCATGAGTTCTTCGAGCACACCCAGCTCCTCCTTGACGCCCTCCAGCCTCGGAGAGCAGTCATCAAGCTCACTAAAGACGACTGGCCCCGCTCCGCAAACTACACCAATCTTCGGCCTTGGCTCAAAAGTCGTCGACTGATCATCGAGTTCCTCTCCGCCCCCGACCAAGATAGCTACACGGGTCACAGTGCCAACTGCATCTCGGCCTCCCAATGTCTGGTCTTGGCGGAGATCATACCAATTCATGTGGCGGAACTGGCGAAAGAGTATAGGCGATGGAGAAAGATGTGGGAAGGCGGGTTTGTGGTGGAGTATCGGACTCCGCAGGCGGAGAGGATAAGGAATACAGTGGGTCAGTGGCCCTACAGGAAGATGTCAGAAGGAGAGGTGGAGGATGTCGAGCATTTCGCGTACAAGCACTGTGACTTTGTCGAGCTTCCGGCTTGA
- a CDS encoding Hypothetical Protein (Similar to TIGR gene model, INSD accession AAW45879.1), with protein MPTKKSSNQISGDAPSVNLSPSLFARLLPVQHLIFEQLALINPLTTLRICRFSYRITIPILYRDVTASYELFRGLKQQTEDYQRTVKALSFTRVLRLKNFISMDAVYHLTFGVEGPDPETKDKYPRPYQDLFPKVEKIVYNWPAVQSDYHEYIDVLESSLLDFVVGRGSRLRFQLGERFREVEVHLENGRIDYWMEIEQFMFFNGPKDVMIHIDVHNPAILASIGDFMPLAWANAEALRVIIKSEGPESSGSSSKEKYVEPLAESLAKYATRLRQRDNPTDESEAGPFQRPKKVFFTFPDQKGVMEELFERIIGEKEDEEAAVMKEVIKEHMVFE; from the coding sequence ATGCCCACTAAAAAGTCTTCCAATCAGATATCTGGTGACGCACCATCCGTTAATCTCTCACCCTCATTGTTCGCACGTCTCCTGCCGGTCCAACATCTCATCTTCGAACAACTCGCTCTCATCAATCCCCTTACAACACTCAGGATCTGTCGGTTTTCCTACAGAATCACTATCCCTATCCTTTATCGAGATGTTACGGCATCCTACGAGCTTTTCAGAGGATTAAAGCAACAGACGGAAGATTATCAGCGTACAGTCAAAGCTTTATCTTTCACCCGGGTGTTACGCTTGAAAAACTTTATCAGCATGGATGCCGTCTATCACTTGACGTTCGGTGTTGAAGGCCCTGACCCTGAGACCAAAGACAAATACCCAAGACCGTACCAGGACTTATTCCCAAAAGTGGAGAAAATTGTGTACAACTGGCCGGCGGTACAATCAGATTACCACGAGTACATAGACGTTTTGGAGTCTTCGTTACTTGACTTTGTGGTCGGCCGCGGTAGTCGATTGAGATTTCAACTAGGGGAAAGATTCAGAGAGGTAGAAGTGCACCTAGAGAATGGAAGGATCGATTACTGGATGGAGATTGAACAGTTCATGTTCTTCAATGGGCCGAAGGATGTGATGATCCATATCGACGTGCATAACCCAGCTATACTAGCGTCTATCGGTGACTTTATGCCGTTAGCATGGGCCAATGCCGAGGCATTAAGGGTCATAATAAAAAGCGAGGGACCAGAATCCAGTGGGTCTTCATCGAAAGAGAAGTATGTGGAGCCTTTGGCGGAATCATTAGCAAAATACGCAACACGGCTGAGACAAAGGGATAACCCGACGGATGAGAGTGAAGCAGGACCTTTTCAACGACCAAAAAAAGTGTTCTTTACCTTTCCAGACCAAAAGGGAGTGATGGAAGAATTGTTCGAGCGTATTATTGGTGAAaaggaagacgaagaagcTGCGGTTATGAAAGAAGTCATAAAAGAGCATATGGTGTTTGAATGA